In Vicugna pacos chromosome 10, VicPac4, whole genome shotgun sequence, the following proteins share a genomic window:
- the LOC102534445 gene encoding olfactory receptor 5B3-like, translating to MRNSTEVTEFILLGLSNDPELQVPLFIMFTLTYLITLIGNLGIIMLIAVDSRLHTPMYFFLSNLSLVDFCYSSAVTPTVMAGFISGDKVISYNACAAQMFFFVAFATVENYLLASMAYDRYTAVCKPLHYTTAMTTGVCACLATGSYVCGFLNACIHIGDTFSLSFCGSNVVHHFFCDVPAVMVLSCSDRHVSELVLVYVVSFNILFALLVIWISYIFIFITILKMHSSAGYQKALSTCASHLTAVSIFYGTIIFMYLQPSSSHSMDTDKTASVFYAMIIPMLNPVVYSLRNKEVKRAFIKVVLEAKLFLLGL from the coding sequence ATGAGGAACAGTACAGAAGTGACAGAGTTCATTCTCCTGGGACTAAGCAATGACCCAGAACTGCAGGTTCCCCTCTTTATAATGTTCACGCTCACCTACCTCATCACTCTGATTGGGAATTTGGGGATTATTATGTTGATTGCAGTGGACTCTCGTCTCCACactcccatgtactttttcctcagtaACTTGTCTCTGGTGGATTTTTGTTACTCCTCAGCTGTCACTCCCACAGTCATGGCTGGTTTCATCTCAGGAGACAAGGTCATCTCCTACAATGCATGTGCTGCTCAGATGTTCTTTTTTGTAGCCtttgccactgtggaaaattaCCTCTTGGCCTCAATGGCTTATGACCGCTATACAGCAGTGTGTAAACCCCTGCATTACACCACCGCCATGACAACCGGTGTGTGTGCTTGTCTGGCCACAGGCTCTTATGTCTGTGGTTTCCTGAATGCCTGCATCCACATTGGAGATACGTTCAGTCTCTCTTTCTGTGGTTCCAACGTGGTCCATCACTTTTTCTGCGATGTTCCAGCAGTCATGGTTCTCTCTTGCTCAGACAGACACGTTAGTGAGCTGGTTCTTGTTTATGTAGTAAGCTTCAACATCTTATTTGCTCTTCTGGTTATCTGGATATCCTACATATTCATATTTATCACCATCCTAAAGATGCACTCTTCTGCAGGATATCAGAAGGCTTTATCCACCTGTGCTTCCCACCTCACTGCCGTCTCCATCTTCTATGGAACTATTATCTTCATGTACTTACAGCCCAGCTCTAGCCATTCCATGGACACAGACAAGACGGCATCCGTGTTCTATGCTATGATCATCCCCATGCTGAACCCTGTGGTTTATAGCTTGAGGAACAAGGAAGTCAAGAGAGCATTTATAAAGGTTGTTTTAGAAGCGAAATTGTTTTTATTAGGATTATGA
- the LOC107032828 gene encoding olfactory receptor 5B2-like: MENRTEVTQFIVLGLTNTPELQIPLFVIFTVIYLITLAGNLGMVILILLDSRLHTPMYFFLSNLSLVDFGYSSAVTPKVMAGLLRGDKVISYNACAAQMFFFVAFATVENYLLASMACDRYAAVCKPLHYSTTMTTSVRARLAIGSYVCGFLNASFHAGDIFSLSFCKYNKISHFFCDVPAVLTLSCSDKHIGEVALVFMSSFNVFFALLTILISYLFIFITILKMQSSQGHQKALSTCASHLTAISIFYGTVTFMYLQPSSSHSMDTDKLASVFYTMVIPMLNPVVYSLRNKDVRNAFKKVVEKANFSIGLGL, from the coding sequence ATGGAGAACAGGACAGAAGTGACACAGTTCATCGTCCTGGGACTCACCAACACCCCAGAACTACAGATTCCTCTCTTTGTCATTTTCACTGTTATTTATCTCATCACTCTGGCTGGAAACCTGGGAATGGTCATACTGATTCTCTTGGACTCTCGTCTCCACactcccatgtactttttccttaGTAACTTGTCTCTGGTGGACTTTGGCTACTCCTCAGCTGTCACTCCCAAAGTCATGGCTGGCCTACTTAGAGGTGACAAGGTCATCTCCTACAATGCATGTGCTGCTCAAATGTTCTTTTTTGTAGCCtttgccactgtggaaaattaCCTCTTGGCCTCAATGGCCTGTGATCGTTATGCAGCAGTGTGTAAACCCCTGCATTACAGCACCACCATGACGACAAGTGTGCGTGCACGTCTGGCCATTGGCTCCTATGTCTGTGGTTTCCTGAATGCTTCCTTCCATGCTGGGGACATATTCAGTCTCTCTTTCTGTAAGTACAATAAGATCAGTCACTTTTTCTGTGATGTTCCAGCTGTTCTGACTCTCTCTTGCTCTGATAAACACATTGGTGAGGTGGCTCTTGTTTTTATGTCGAGCTTTAATGTCTTTTTTGCTCTTCTGACTATACTGATTTCCTACCTATTCATATTTATAACCATCTTGAAGATGCAGTCATCTCAGGGACACCAAAAGGCTTTGTCCACCTGTGCTTCCCACCTCACTGCCATCTCCATCTTCTATGGGACAGTCACCTTCATGTACTTACAGCCCAGCTCCAGCCATTCCATGGACACAGACAAACTGGCATCTGTGTTCTATACCATGGTCATCCCCATGCTGAATCCTGTGGTCTACAGCCTGAGGAATAAGGACGTAAGGAATGCATTCAAGAAGGTGGTTGAGAAGGCAAATTTTTCTATAGGATTGGGACTTTAA